In the genome of Phycisphaerales bacterium, one region contains:
- a CDS encoding VOC family protein — MTVKPIPEGTHTLTPHLIVNGADQAIAFYKSALGAEEVMRIAAPDGKVMHAELKIGDSLLYLCDEFPQWGALSPKSIGGTPVSVHVYSADVDKLFARATAAGAEPQMPPTNMFWGDRYAKIQDPFGHSWGLATHVEDVSPEECERRMLQQFAP, encoded by the coding sequence ATGACCGTCAAGCCCATCCCCGAAGGCACACACACCCTGACTCCACATCTGATCGTAAACGGCGCCGACCAGGCGATCGCGTTCTACAAGTCCGCACTCGGCGCTGAGGAAGTCATGCGCATCGCCGCGCCGGACGGCAAGGTCATGCATGCTGAACTGAAGATTGGCGACTCGCTGCTGTACCTGTGCGACGAGTTCCCGCAGTGGGGAGCGCTCTCGCCGAAATCCATCGGCGGCACACCCGTCTCCGTGCATGTGTACTCCGCGGATGTCGACAAGCTCTTCGCGCGTGCGACCGCCGCTGGGGCGGAACCGCAGATGCCGCCTACAAACATGTTCTGGGGCGACCGCTACGCGAAGATCCAGGACCCCTTCGGACACTCCTGGGGCCTCGCCACACATGTCGAGGATGTGAGCCCGGAAGAATGTGAACGTCGCATGTTGCAGCAGTTCGCACCATAA
- the polA gene encoding DNA polymerase I → MPKTLYLIDGHAQIYRAYYAPFHNLTSPTGEPTRATHVFFQMLLNLLRDRRPDYLAMVLDADETKLQRRALYPAYKAQREPSPEDLHPQVARIIEILTAARVPLLQHEGFEADDLIATLVERLAHPDLEIVIVSRDKDLDQLLRPGVCLYDPMSDKTLTAESLFAEKGWHPHQAIDAQTLTGDTTDNVPGVRGIGPKKAAALLQKYGTAAAVMAHADELTPKQRENVLAFAPLLERTRQLVTLVRDVPLEFELTTAATACFAWSAVATLFSELGFRRLREQLPHSSDPVTSPAAQCLPDAANTPETIADATPATELRLPDGGEYVLVNTPERFAGLVAALRAQPEFAFDTETTSIQPVDCDLVGLSFSWEVGRGYYVPVRSVYGPVLPQGEVLAALAPLFADVRVRKVGQNLKYDLNVLRGAGLCVAGPLFDTMIAAFLCDPGRLSFGMDRLAFDLFGHAMIPISDLIGKGRQQLRMDQVPLEHIAEYAAEDADYTWRLRQHYAPRLAVAGVAELFIDTEMPLVRVLADMEWEGVALDVPFLEELARRLAARVEELGDEVHAAAGQTFNLDSPKQLAEVLFDKLGYRVVRMTKTSRSTDADTLEILGRENPQASIFPLLLEYRELQKLRGTYVDALPRSRAQRTGRVHTSYHQTGAVTGRLSSSEPNLQNIPIRTPLGREVRRAFVPRTPEERLIVADYSQVELRVLAHFSGDEALRQAFVEDRDIHAVVAAQVNHIALEEVTSEQRSRAKAVNFGIVYGQTAFGLAQTTGMERGAAQAFIDAYFARYPRIRAFMDACIADAKRAGGVRTLLGRWRPIENLDSRNPTIRGQAERFAVNTVIQGSAADLIKTAMLRLHERIARDALPLRMMLQVHDELVCEASAAAAERLAGVVREVMSGALPLNVPLKVDVACGKNWLEAK, encoded by the coding sequence ATGCCGAAGACCCTCTACCTCATCGATGGCCACGCGCAGATCTACCGCGCATACTACGCCCCCTTTCACAACCTCACCTCGCCGACCGGTGAACCCACACGTGCCACCCATGTTTTCTTCCAGATGCTGCTCAATCTGCTGCGCGACCGACGGCCCGACTACCTTGCCATGGTACTCGACGCCGACGAGACCAAGCTTCAGCGCCGCGCGCTGTACCCGGCTTACAAGGCCCAGCGCGAGCCCTCCCCTGAGGATCTGCACCCGCAAGTTGCCCGCATCATCGAGATTCTGACCGCCGCCCGCGTGCCGCTGCTCCAACACGAGGGTTTCGAGGCGGATGACCTCATCGCCACACTCGTCGAACGTCTGGCCCACCCGGACCTCGAGATCGTAATCGTCAGCCGCGACAAGGATCTCGACCAGCTCCTGCGCCCCGGCGTTTGCCTCTATGACCCCATGAGTGACAAGACACTCACGGCCGAATCTCTCTTCGCCGAGAAGGGCTGGCATCCCCACCAGGCCATCGACGCTCAGACGCTGACCGGCGACACCACCGACAACGTGCCCGGTGTACGCGGCATCGGCCCCAAGAAAGCGGCTGCCCTGCTACAGAAGTATGGCACCGCCGCGGCGGTCATGGCACACGCCGATGAGTTGACACCCAAGCAGCGTGAAAACGTGCTCGCGTTCGCCCCACTCCTGGAGCGTACGCGCCAGCTTGTAACCCTCGTGCGCGACGTGCCGTTGGAGTTCGAATTGACGACTGCGGCGACCGCCTGCTTCGCGTGGAGTGCGGTGGCCACTCTCTTCTCCGAGCTCGGCTTTCGTCGCTTGCGGGAGCAGCTCCCGCACTCCTCTGATCCAGTCACTAGCCCCGCAGCCCAGTGCTTACCTGACGCTGCGAATACGCCTGAGACCATCGCGGACGCGACACCTGCTACCGAGCTGCGGCTGCCCGATGGCGGCGAGTACGTGCTGGTGAATACGCCGGAGCGTTTCGCGGGGTTGGTTGCCGCGCTGCGCGCCCAGCCGGAATTCGCCTTTGATACCGAGACAACGAGCATTCAACCCGTGGACTGCGACCTCGTCGGGCTGTCGTTCTCCTGGGAAGTCGGCCGTGGCTACTACGTCCCGGTGCGCAGCGTATACGGACCAGTCCTGCCGCAAGGCGAAGTCCTCGCGGCCCTGGCGCCGCTTTTTGCCGACGTACGGGTGCGGAAGGTCGGGCAGAACCTCAAGTACGACCTCAATGTACTGCGTGGTGCCGGTCTGTGCGTCGCCGGGCCACTTTTTGACACGATGATTGCCGCGTTCCTCTGCGATCCCGGCCGCCTGTCCTTCGGGATGGATCGGCTCGCCTTCGACCTGTTCGGCCATGCGATGATTCCGATCTCGGACTTGATCGGCAAGGGCCGTCAGCAGTTGCGAATGGATCAGGTGCCGCTCGAGCACATTGCTGAGTATGCCGCCGAAGATGCCGACTACACCTGGCGACTGCGCCAGCACTATGCTCCGCGCCTCGCGGTCGCCGGGGTAGCAGAGCTCTTTATCGACACCGAGATGCCACTTGTCCGTGTGCTGGCGGATATGGAGTGGGAAGGTGTCGCGCTGGACGTCCCCTTTCTGGAGGAACTCGCGCGTCGGTTGGCCGCCCGTGTCGAGGAGCTGGGCGACGAGGTGCATGCAGCCGCCGGACAAACGTTTAACCTCGACTCACCCAAGCAACTCGCAGAGGTGTTGTTCGACAAGCTGGGCTACCGCGTTGTGCGCATGACCAAGACTTCACGCTCGACCGATGCCGATACCCTTGAAATCCTGGGGCGCGAGAATCCCCAGGCGTCCATTTTCCCCTTGCTGCTGGAGTATCGCGAACTTCAGAAGCTGCGCGGAACCTATGTCGATGCCCTGCCGCGCTCCCGTGCCCAGCGAACCGGCCGTGTTCACACCAGCTATCACCAGACCGGGGCGGTGACAGGGCGCCTGAGCAGCAGCGAACCGAATCTTCAAAACATCCCGATCCGGACACCGCTGGGGCGCGAGGTGCGGCGCGCCTTCGTGCCGCGCACGCCGGAAGAACGGCTGATCGTCGCAGATTACTCGCAAGTTGAGCTACGCGTACTCGCCCATTTCAGCGGTGACGAGGCCTTGCGACAGGCGTTTGTGGAGGACCGCGACATCCACGCCGTTGTCGCCGCACAAGTGAACCACATCGCTCTGGAGGAGGTTACATCCGAACAGCGCAGCCGCGCGAAAGCCGTAAACTTCGGAATCGTATACGGCCAAACCGCCTTCGGACTGGCCCAGACAACCGGGATGGAACGAGGTGCGGCGCAGGCGTTCATCGATGCCTATTTCGCCCGCTATCCGCGCATCCGCGCCTTCATGGACGCGTGCATTGCCGATGCGAAGCGGGCCGGTGGTGTCCGGACACTGCTTGGACGCTGGCGGCCAATCGAAAACCTCGACTCGCGCAATCCGACCATCCGCGGGCAGGCCGAGCGTTTCGCTGTGAATACCGTGATACAGGGCTCCGCCGCCGACCTGATCAAGACGGCGATGTTGCGTTTGCACGAACGTATCGCGCGCGATGCGCTGCCCCTGCGCATGATGTTGCAGGTCCACGACGAACTGGTATGCGAAGCGTCCGCCGCCGCCGCCGAGCGGCTCGCCGGCGTGGTGCGTGAGGTCATGTCGGGGGCCCTGCCACTGAACGTCCCGCTGAAGGTGGATGTCGCATGCGGCAAGAACTGGCTCGAGGCGAAGTAG
- a CDS encoding type II/IV secretion system protein, producing the protein MTTMTATATPQSSLVPALAPTANGRPASPGRLIDIPLLMMRGLDGPDIWDRLGTAAVREQASDIHLTNQADGLHIAVRIDGRLWRQGVLPTELGQRLTNHVKIMALLDVADRRRPQDGHATLGIDGRPIDLRVSVLPTNHGEAVAIRLLDRDAGRLQLEQLGLSGEQLRAVHDLIQSPSGLILVTGATGAGKTTTLYAMLNALSGEHRKIVTVENPVEYDLPHVDQAQVNRKIGLDFPTLVRSVLRQDPNVIMIGEVRDAETADAVVRAANSGRLVFATTHAIHCAAALESLIALGAHPHFVARSFRGAVAQTLLRKLCPSCTVTLEETADVTLLDDVLRHLEPGERPMLSFGRGCADCRFSGYRGRTGIFEVLVADDDVRRMISQGATARTIYDWAAANELLTIAQAGKLAALRGLTTIEELMQSVSEMWTGER; encoded by the coding sequence ATGACGACGATGACCGCAACTGCCACCCCGCAGTCATCCTTGGTGCCGGCGCTCGCCCCAACGGCGAATGGGCGTCCGGCCTCGCCGGGACGCTTGATCGATATCCCCTTGCTGATGATGCGTGGCTTGGACGGTCCGGACATTTGGGACCGGCTGGGGACGGCGGCCGTGCGGGAGCAGGCGAGCGACATCCACCTGACAAATCAGGCCGACGGGCTGCACATCGCGGTGCGCATCGATGGGCGGTTGTGGCGGCAGGGGGTGCTGCCGACGGAACTCGGTCAGCGGTTGACGAATCACGTGAAGATCATGGCGCTGCTGGATGTCGCCGATCGCCGGCGCCCGCAGGATGGCCACGCCACGCTCGGAATCGACGGACGGCCGATCGACCTGCGTGTTTCAGTACTGCCGACGAACCACGGCGAGGCGGTGGCGATCCGGCTGCTGGATCGGGACGCGGGGCGGCTACAGTTGGAACAGCTCGGTTTGAGTGGTGAGCAACTGCGGGCGGTGCACGACCTGATCCAGTCGCCGAGTGGTTTGATCCTGGTGACGGGTGCCACCGGGGCGGGAAAGACGACGACGCTGTATGCGATGCTGAATGCGCTATCCGGGGAGCATCGCAAGATCGTGACCGTGGAGAACCCGGTTGAGTACGACCTGCCACACGTGGATCAGGCGCAGGTGAACCGCAAGATCGGGCTGGACTTCCCGACGCTGGTGCGGAGCGTACTGCGCCAGGACCCTAACGTGATCATGATCGGTGAGGTGCGCGACGCAGAGACGGCGGACGCAGTAGTGCGGGCCGCCAACAGCGGGCGACTGGTCTTTGCGACCACACACGCGATTCACTGTGCGGCCGCGCTGGAGAGTCTGATTGCACTGGGGGCACATCCGCACTTCGTGGCACGGTCGTTCCGTGGCGCCGTGGCGCAGACGTTGCTGCGGAAGCTTTGTCCAAGTTGTACCGTGACGCTGGAAGAGACGGCCGACGTTACGCTGCTCGACGATGTGCTGCGGCACCTGGAGCCCGGAGAGCGGCCGATGCTGTCGTTTGGGCGCGGGTGTGCAGACTGCCGCTTCTCAGGGTATCGGGGACGCACGGGTATCTTCGAGGTGCTGGTGGCCGATGACGATGTCCGGCGGATGATCAGCCAGGGGGCCACGGCGCGGACGATCTATGACTGGGCGGCGGCCAACGAATTACTGACGATCGCTCAGGCGGGGAAGTTGGCGGCGTTGCGGGGCCTGACCACGATCGAGGAGTTGATGCAGAGTGTCTCGGAGATGTGGACCGGCGAGAGATAG
- a CDS encoding STAS domain-containing protein: MPEVERQLQERPTPAGIILDLGAVNFVSSAGVGALFLLIQTARARGLAVAFAQVPTRIVRIFEAVGLDRLALLGPTVLGACAELAGTPPETGKDAAAPTLRGRGPNWESTNPSPRPRLAARLP, from the coding sequence GTGCCGGAGGTCGAACGACAGCTCCAGGAACGACCGACGCCGGCGGGCATCATCTTGGATCTCGGTGCGGTGAACTTTGTCAGCTCGGCGGGTGTGGGAGCCCTGTTCCTGCTGATCCAGACGGCTCGGGCACGGGGATTGGCTGTTGCGTTCGCACAGGTTCCGACGCGAATCGTACGTATTTTCGAAGCCGTCGGACTCGACCGGTTGGCGCTGCTCGGGCCAACCGTGCTTGGTGCGTGTGCGGAGCTGGCAGGTACGCCGCCGGAAACCGGAAAGGATGCCGCTGCGCCCACACTCCGGGGGCGTGGGCCGAACTGGGAGTCCACGAATCCATCGCCGCGGCCACGCTTGGCGGCACGGCTGCCGTAA
- a CDS encoding PaaI family thioesterase, with translation MMSSEPVSYQAGSDILAAASASCHPACVACKDIEAGGLGLRFVAEDAGFVVAEFACDAAYQGYPDRLHGGIVATLLDAAMTHCLFARGVRGFTARLQIRYHRPVLLHQCAEVRAWVCDGRAPIYFLESEVRQQRELCASAKASFYGVVDGSTAQGCTPI, from the coding sequence ATGATGAGTTCAGAACCAGTTTCGTACCAGGCCGGGTCGGACATCCTGGCAGCCGCGAGTGCGAGTTGTCACCCGGCGTGTGTCGCATGCAAAGACATCGAGGCGGGTGGATTGGGTTTGCGCTTTGTCGCTGAGGATGCCGGTTTCGTGGTCGCAGAGTTCGCCTGCGACGCCGCCTACCAAGGTTACCCTGATCGGTTGCACGGTGGCATTGTGGCAACGCTACTCGACGCCGCGATGACTCATTGCCTCTTCGCGCGGGGTGTGCGGGGATTCACAGCACGCCTGCAAATCCGGTATCACCGGCCGGTGCTGCTTCATCAGTGCGCGGAAGTGCGTGCGTGGGTATGTGACGGTCGTGCCCCGATCTACTTTCTGGAGAGCGAGGTGCGGCAACAGCGTGAGCTGTGTGCGTCGGCGAAGGCGAGCTTCTACGGGGTGGTGGACGGTAGCACGGCGCAGGGGTGCACACCGATCTGA
- a CDS encoding DUF134 domain-containing protein, with product MSRPHKCRLIGQQPSICRFKPAGVPGRQLDTVELALDELEALRLADFEGLYHEAAADRMGISRPTFGRVLERARHKVAAALCETKMLVIQGGAVMTASERTFECAACTGRFEVPFGTGWPGECPHCKSSQIHRVDAGREPHRGGDGRRCRRRARLGAQVGRLRTGWCRRQRDENRGGLRRRIAGGTTYGKVCWVRGLRVDG from the coding sequence ATGTCGCGACCCCACAAATGTCGACTGATTGGACAACAGCCGAGCATCTGCCGGTTCAAGCCGGCGGGTGTGCCAGGCCGCCAACTGGACACGGTCGAGTTGGCGCTGGACGAGCTGGAAGCGCTGCGACTTGCGGATTTCGAGGGGCTCTATCACGAAGCAGCGGCCGATCGGATGGGGATTTCGCGTCCGACCTTCGGGCGGGTGCTGGAGCGTGCGCGGCACAAGGTTGCTGCGGCGCTGTGCGAGACGAAGATGCTAGTAATTCAAGGAGGTGCTGTGATGACGGCCTCCGAGCGCACGTTCGAGTGCGCGGCGTGTACTGGCCGGTTCGAGGTTCCGTTCGGGACCGGGTGGCCAGGCGAGTGTCCACATTGCAAGAGTAGCCAGATTCATCGCGTGGATGCGGGTCGTGAACCGCACCGCGGTGGCGACGGCCGGCGCTGCCGACGGCGCGCGCGGTTGGGCGCACAAGTCGGGAGGTTACGGACGGGGTGGTGCAGGAGACAAAGGGATGAGAATCGCGGTGGCCTCAGACGACGGATTGCGGGTGGCACAACATACGGGAAGGTGTGCTGGGTTCGTGGTCTACGAGTTGATGGGTAA
- a CDS encoding prolyl oligopeptidase family serine peptidase, whose translation MQTVDGHSSQHFERTIQKTLAMQYLLYFPPDYTADAGRRWPLLVFLHGSGERGNDLRRAAIHGPPKHIAAGRHFPFIVATPQCPADRWWDHEVVFALIDELVLRHRIDPDRIYLTGLSMGGFATWGMAMERPDYFAAIAPVCGGGNRHQATRLKDLPVWAFHGAEDMVVPPERSQELVEAIRAAGGQPRLTIYPGVGHNSWEPAYDDPTLYTWLRAQRRGQPLPRRLTHHDPQPLKPHVHLVRGELCSRYAHRLRATYPTRSEHQSIHGHIHS comes from the coding sequence ATGCAGACCGTTGACGGCCACAGTTCCCAGCACTTCGAGCGCACCATCCAGAAAACGCTCGCGATGCAGTACCTGCTGTATTTCCCTCCCGACTACACCGCCGACGCAGGCCGCCGCTGGCCCCTGCTCGTCTTCCTGCATGGCTCAGGCGAGCGCGGCAACGACCTGCGACGAGCTGCTATCCACGGCCCGCCGAAACACATCGCCGCCGGCCGGCATTTCCCCTTCATCGTCGCCACCCCCCAGTGCCCTGCCGACCGCTGGTGGGACCACGAAGTCGTTTTTGCGCTCATCGACGAGTTGGTTCTGCGCCACCGCATCGATCCCGACCGCATTTATCTCACCGGCCTGAGTATGGGCGGCTTCGCCACCTGGGGAATGGCCATGGAGCGGCCGGATTACTTCGCGGCCATTGCCCCCGTCTGCGGCGGCGGGAACCGCCACCAGGCCACCCGCCTGAAGGACCTCCCCGTCTGGGCTTTCCACGGAGCAGAAGACATGGTGGTACCGCCGGAGCGCTCCCAGGAACTCGTCGAAGCCATCCGCGCCGCCGGCGGGCAGCCCCGCCTTACGATCTACCCCGGCGTCGGTCACAACAGTTGGGAGCCCGCCTACGACGACCCCACGCTCTACACGTGGCTACGTGCCCAGCGCCGCGGCCAGCCCCTGCCCCGGAGACTCACACACCATGACCCGCAGCCCCTCAAACCTCATGTGCACCTGGTTCGCGGCGAGTTGTGTTCTCGCTACGCTCATCGGCTGCGCGCCACGTACCCAACCCGGTCTGAACATCAATCAATTCACGGGCACATACACTCGTAA
- a CDS encoding prolyl oligopeptidase family serine peptidase — MCTWFAASCVLATLIGCAPRTQPGLNINQFTGTYTRKVTLDYLLYLPSDYVADCCTYRPVIVFLHGAGERGHDLELLKQTGLPKQLAAGREFPFIIIAPQCPPGQWWRPDEVIALLDHVLNWVNGDPDRIYLTGLSMGGTGTWLTAAEYPDRFAAIAPICGRSLPIRAPAVKNLPIWVFHGDADTVVPLDHSQQHVERLRAAGAEQVRFTIIPGGPHNVWDDVYAGEDLYAWFLQHRRSP, encoded by the coding sequence ATGTGCACCTGGTTCGCGGCGAGTTGTGTTCTCGCTACGCTCATCGGCTGCGCGCCACGTACCCAACCCGGTCTGAACATCAATCAATTCACGGGCACATACACTCGTAAGGTCACGCTCGACTACCTGCTGTACCTGCCGAGCGACTATGTCGCCGACTGCTGCACCTATCGCCCGGTCATTGTGTTCCTGCACGGCGCCGGTGAGCGCGGCCACGATCTCGAACTCCTCAAGCAGACCGGCTTGCCCAAGCAGCTCGCCGCCGGCCGGGAGTTTCCATTCATCATCATCGCGCCGCAATGTCCGCCAGGTCAGTGGTGGCGGCCCGACGAGGTAATCGCCCTCCTCGACCACGTCCTGAACTGGGTGAATGGCGACCCTGACCGCATCTACCTCACTGGGCTCAGCATGGGGGGTACGGGGACATGGCTCACCGCGGCCGAGTACCCGGACCGCTTTGCGGCGATTGCCCCGATCTGCGGCCGCTCGCTGCCGATCCGGGCACCGGCCGTGAAGAACCTGCCGATCTGGGTCTTCCACGGTGATGCTGACACGGTGGTACCACTCGATCATTCACAGCAGCATGTGGAGCGCCTGCGTGCCGCCGGTGCAGAACAGGTCCGGTTCACGATCATCCCGGGAGGCCCCCACAACGTGTGGGACGATGTCTACGCGGGAGAAGATCTCTACGCATGGTTCCTGCAGCACCGCCGGAGCCCCTAG
- a CDS encoding SDR family oxidoreductase encodes MNERWLITGASGQLGGHVILRCQARSATAICTIATRAVTAPGDLETESVDLANESELVSCVRRFHPNYLIHLGAMTSVADCHTQPVRAAVINTYATAILADITAEIGARLVFASTDMVFDGEHAPYDEVATPAPLSHYGRTKAAAETALYGRRHVVIVRLPLMYGWPATPRRTTFVQQMEALRATQPVQLFADEFRTPIWLGDAATALVALARSDFSGVIHLPGPERLSRFELVARCAAILGLHNKQLIPCSRHDVASSEPRPADLSLHSNLLAKHFPQVLPGPIRPVALAS; translated from the coding sequence ATGAACGAGAGATGGCTCATTACCGGTGCCTCCGGGCAACTCGGCGGCCATGTGATCCTGCGCTGCCAAGCGCGATCGGCCACGGCTATTTGTACCATCGCTACCAGGGCCGTGACCGCTCCCGGAGATCTTGAAACTGAATCTGTGGATCTCGCAAACGAGTCCGAACTCGTGTCCTGTGTTCGCCGGTTCCATCCCAACTACCTCATTCATCTCGGGGCCATGACCAGCGTCGCTGACTGCCACACGCAACCTGTCCGAGCAGCGGTCATCAACACTTACGCAACCGCGATCCTCGCCGACATCACCGCGGAAATTGGTGCCCGGCTGGTATTCGCTTCGACCGACATGGTCTTCGACGGTGAGCACGCCCCTTACGACGAGGTCGCCACCCCCGCTCCGCTCAGCCACTACGGCCGCACCAAGGCCGCCGCCGAAACTGCACTATACGGAAGGCGGCATGTTGTAATCGTTCGTCTGCCGCTCATGTATGGCTGGCCCGCGACACCGCGCCGAACCACTTTCGTGCAGCAAATGGAGGCGCTCCGTGCCACTCAGCCCGTGCAACTTTTTGCGGACGAGTTCCGCACGCCCATCTGGCTGGGCGATGCCGCTACTGCACTGGTCGCGCTGGCCCGATCCGACTTCTCCGGCGTGATCCATTTACCCGGCCCGGAACGCCTGTCACGTTTCGAACTTGTTGCGCGCTGCGCCGCCATCCTCGGGCTTCACAACAAACAACTCATTCCTTGCTCGCGTCATGATGTCGCGAGCTCTGAGCCGCGCCCGGCGGACCTGTCGCTGCACAGCAACCTGCTCGCCAAGCATTTTCCGCAAGTGCTGCCCGGCCCCATTCGTCCGGTCGCTCTCGCGTCCTGA
- a CDS encoding serine hydroxymethyltransferase, translating into MQTHLSQPLAEVDPRIAEIIHQEEERQQHTLELIASENHVSVAVRQANGSVFTNKYAEGYPGKRYYGGCVNMDAVEELARQRACQLFGAEHANVQPHSGAQANTAVYMAVLQPGDTVLSLDLSHGGHLSHGLKVNLSGALYHIVSYGVERETERVSIDTVRRLAHEHKPKLMICGASAYPRIVDFAGFGEVAREVGARLMADIAHIAGLVATGLHPSPLPHADFVTTTTHKTLRGPRGGLILCSAADAKLVDKWIFPGTQGGPLMHTITAKAVAFGEALRPDFKEYQQQILANAQALAESLRARGYRLVSGGTDNHLMLVDLRAVHPDLTGQQAETWLEEAGIICNKNMVPFDERKPTQTSGLRLGTPALTTRGMKEAEMRCVADFMHRVLSAGEDAQIRARVAAEVRALCAHFPLPHA; encoded by the coding sequence ATGCAAACACACTTGTCACAGCCGCTGGCCGAGGTGGATCCGCGGATCGCCGAGATCATTCACCAAGAGGAAGAGCGTCAGCAACACACCCTGGAGCTGATCGCGTCCGAGAATCACGTCTCGGTGGCAGTACGTCAGGCGAACGGTTCGGTCTTCACCAACAAGTACGCCGAGGGTTACCCGGGTAAACGCTACTACGGCGGTTGCGTCAACATGGATGCCGTCGAGGAACTGGCCCGGCAACGGGCTTGTCAGCTCTTCGGTGCTGAGCATGCGAACGTGCAACCGCACTCGGGGGCCCAGGCGAACACGGCTGTGTATATGGCCGTGCTCCAACCGGGGGACACCGTGCTTTCGCTGGACCTCTCGCACGGCGGGCACCTGTCGCACGGGCTGAAAGTGAACCTGAGCGGCGCGCTCTATCACATCGTGTCATATGGAGTCGAACGTGAGACTGAGCGTGTGAGCATCGATACGGTTCGACGGCTGGCGCACGAGCACAAGCCGAAGCTGATGATCTGTGGCGCCTCGGCTTACCCGCGCATAGTCGACTTCGCCGGCTTTGGTGAAGTGGCGCGTGAAGTGGGTGCCCGGCTCATGGCAGATATTGCACACATTGCAGGGCTCGTTGCGACCGGGCTGCACCCCTCACCGCTGCCGCACGCGGATTTTGTGACAACAACGACGCATAAAACGCTGCGTGGTCCGCGCGGGGGACTGATCCTGTGCAGTGCGGCCGATGCGAAACTGGTGGACAAGTGGATTTTCCCCGGGACCCAGGGCGGACCCTTGATGCACACAATCACCGCCAAGGCGGTGGCCTTCGGAGAGGCGTTGCGGCCGGATTTCAAGGAGTATCAGCAGCAGATCCTGGCGAATGCGCAGGCCCTGGCAGAGTCCCTGCGGGCGCGGGGCTATCGCCTGGTCTCGGGCGGTACCGACAATCACCTGATGCTGGTGGATTTGCGGGCTGTCCATCCCGATCTCACGGGGCAGCAGGCAGAAACATGGCTGGAGGAGGCCGGCATCATCTGCAACAAGAACATGGTGCCTTTTGACGAGCGCAAGCCGACGCAGACCAGCGGGCTGCGCCTGGGCACGCCCGCACTGACCACGCGCGGCATGAAGGAGGCCGAGATGCGCTGTGTCGCGGACTTCATGCACCGTGTGCTGTCCGCAGGCGAGGATGCGCAGATTCGAGCGCGCGTGGCCGCAGAGGTGCGGGCGCTGTGCGCCCATTTCCCCCTGCCACACGCGTGA